The following proteins are co-located in the Synechococcus sp. PROS-U-1 genome:
- a CDS encoding PAM68 family protein, protein MAEQRNALPFEPKGAGKGSKPASGTPRQEAIPRYVADRMARRVVVFTGLPSLAGMGVFVGSYVVVTRGIADIPPGLTLTGSGLFFILGLVGLSVGVLTASWDPEPGSLLGFENFRPNVQRMRESIRAQKQQQKQSKT, encoded by the coding sequence ATGGCTGAGCAACGCAATGCCCTTCCCTTCGAGCCCAAGGGGGCTGGGAAGGGGAGCAAGCCTGCCTCTGGGACACCCAGACAGGAAGCCATTCCGCGCTATGTGGCGGATCGGATGGCTCGACGTGTCGTTGTCTTCACAGGACTCCCGTCCCTCGCAGGGATGGGAGTTTTTGTCGGCAGCTACGTTGTGGTCACCCGTGGCATCGCAGATATCCCGCCAGGTCTCACACTCACGGGCTCCGGCTTGTTTTTCATTCTCGGGCTGGTGGGCCTCAGCGTTGGTGTGTTGACAGCAAGCTGGGATCCCGAGCCTGGGTCCCTTCTGGGGTTCGAAAATTTCAGGCCGAACGTTCAACGGATGCGTGAGTCGATCCGGGCCCAGAAACAGCAGCAGAAACAATCAAAGACTTGA